In Cololabis saira isolate AMF1-May2022 chromosome 10, fColSai1.1, whole genome shotgun sequence, a single window of DNA contains:
- the zgc:113531 gene encoding von Willebrand factor C domain-containing protein 2-like codes for MAHAGNARFSLERRSALILALLLLCAQAAPPGFPQENTCEANGSRYYLGEWYFLDSDHCTQCECTAEGSACARTECSSLPAACIHVSHYPTDCCPRCEKIGCEYRGEVYELGQSFQPSECEQCTCDSDGIARCLVADCAPPPCVNPVYQPGKCCPECKDGPNCYVDATRSRVIPAGQPVWVDSCTRCRCHDGQDAGYWEGNRLASCSRLKNCTPDQLSSQKN; via the exons ATGGCACATGCTGGGAATGCGCGCTTCTCCTTGGAGCGCAGGAGCGCACTGATCCTGGCGCTTCTTCTCCTCTGCGCACAAGCCGCTCCTCCGGGCTTCCCGCAGGAGAACACCTGCGAGGCCAACGGCAGCAGGTACTACCTGGGGGAGTGGTACTTCCTGGACTCGGACCATTGTACCCAGTGTGAGTGCACCGCGGAGGGCTCCGCCTGTGCGCGCACGGAGTGCAGCTCTCTGCCGGCCGCCTGCATCCATGTCAGCCACTACCCcaccgactgctgcccccgctgcGAGAAGATCGGCTGCGAGTACCGGGGGGAGGTGTACGAGCTGGGGCAGAGCTTCCAG CCATCCGAGTGTGAGCAGTGCACCTGTGACAGTGATGGCATTGCCCGCTGCCTGGTTGCAGATTGTGCCCCGCCACCGTGCGTCAACCCCGTCTACCAGCCTGGGAAATGCTGCCCTGAATGCAAGGACG GGCCCAACTGCTACGTTGATGCGACACGCAGTCGAGTGATTCCTGCAGGACAGCCCGTCTGGGTCGACTCCTGCACCCGGTGTCGCTGCCACGACGGCCAGGATGCCGGTTACTGGGAGGGCAACCGCCTGGCCTCCTGTTCCCGCCTCAAAAACTGTACGCCCGATCAACTGTCTTCACAGAAAAACTAG
- the LOC133452223 gene encoding uncharacterized protein LOC133452223 codes for MINSFKVNRKKNVQSQGESDKYEPSLSELRELREAVQMDLELFPRPSATPSRLPVKGLKNMRLSSEQSTDSLLGLRGAPPLCHLIPRPPSGPPPTHASPSRTHSLHRLTPISNKSHKHPTCNSKDTSGLASSPLSAKQKTVKSKPLSQHTVLLQEGHLDYNQTFRAEMRCRETTWTLARICSGSKRLVVQRLLQRQRQHMDDIRFHFLMVQSDSEQVAQAHSDLTMVSIFNLLERHRLQSFYNQFLQLGVKDEMDFLDGVTDEDLNNMGLSQVEKTRFSTMKNFIQKLRAPQRQVQAVAPVQKSLESFSIQYTYPKCPTPKHIKDMDPAQNTVEDLMLRICHFENVGINKGVCLYTADGMPLTDDPFFNTWSLKDRHIENGAMIYAIFTPKENLRASPIMPQPRFDQTSGTDVIRCHIMLKGDYELMLDLETDTMVTLRQKLSNASGVPAHVLHHKYVNLLICSL; via the exons ATGATAAATTCTTTTAAG GTAAATCGAAAAAAGAACGTTCAGAGCCAGGGTGAATCTGATAAATATGAACCATCCCTTTCAG AGCTGAGAGAACTTAGAGAAGCTGTACAAATGGACTTGGAGCTCTTCCCACGTCCATCAGCAACACCGTCCCGTCTGCCTGTGAAGGGACTAAAAAACATGAG ATTGTCATCAGAACAAAGCACAGACAGTCTTCTGGGACTACGTGGAGCTCCTCCTCTGTGCCATCTTATACCTAGGCCACCAAGTGGACCTCCTCCAACCCACGCCTCTCCATCCAGGACTCACTCTTTACACAGGCTCACACCAATCTCTAATAAGTCACACAAACATCCCACCTGCAACAGCAAGGATACTTCAGGGCTTGCAAGCAGCCCCCTCTCTGCTAAACAGAAAACTGTTAAAAGCAAACCACTCTCCCAACATACAGTACTCCTGCAGGAGGGCCACCTTGAT TACAATCAGACCTTCAGGGCTGAAATGAGGTGCAGAGAGACTACGTGGACCTTGGCCAGGATCTGTAGTGGCAGCAAAAGGCTGGTGGTGCAGAGACTGTTGCAGAGGCAGCGCCAGCACATGGACG acaTTCGCTTTCATTTCCTCATGGTCCAGAGCGACTCCGAGCAGGTCGCACAAGCGCACTCGGACTTGACA ATGGTTTCAATATTTAACCTGCTTGAGCGGCACAGACTGCAGTCCTTCTACAACCAGTTTCTTCAGTTGGGTGTGAAGGATGAGATGGATTTCTTGGATGGAGTGACGGATGAGGATCTGAACAACATGG GTTTAAGTCAGGTGGAAAAGACTCGTTTTTCCACCATGAAAAACTTCATTCAAAAACTCAGAGCTCCACAGCGACAAGTTCAAGCTGTGGCACCAGTACAAAAATCACTGGAGTCATTCTCTATCCAGTACACATACCCTAAGTGTCCCACACCAAAGCATATTAAAG ATATGGACCCAGCACAAAACACAGTTGAAGATCTGATGTTACGAATCTGTCATTTTGAAAATGTTGGCATCAACAAAGGAGTCTGTCTCTACACAGCTGATGGGATGCCCCTGACAGACGACCCCTTCTTCAACACAT GGTCTTTGAAGGACAGACACATTGAAAATGGTGCCATGATCTATGCCATATTTACACCGAAGGAAAATCTAAGAGCTTCTCCTATAATGCCACAACCAAGGTTTGATCAGACTTCAGGAACAGATGTCATTCGATGTCACATCATGCTAAAG